The genomic segment CGGAGGCAGATTGCCCATCTCCACAGCGACAGGCTCGCTCGCCGGAGCACTGCCTTTGCGCGCCATGTTGGAAGTGCAGTTGATGTGGATGTCTGGTTGGAGGATGTGTTTGGAGTTCGTCGGCTGCAATCAAGCTGTCAGGCACCGGCGCGATGATGTTCCGATGTGGGGTCATTTTCGCATGCGTCACTTCCTCCCTTCTTCGTTCACTTCTGCATTGTCTACGGAAATCGCATCGCCGGCATGTCAATGACTCTTGTGCATCGGACCTCGAATATTCCTCTGAAATATCGTGATCCACGTGACCATCTGAAGCGACGCGGACGCGCTCGGATGCCTGCACGAGTGAAGAGGGACGGGGCATGGTTTGCGGGCAATATATTAGACAGTCTAAAAGCTTTGCGGCTGTGCCTGCATCGTGTATCTCTTGCAGATCAAGTATACTGCTACTGCCCGATCATCGACCCACCTCAAGCATCTCCTTGCCTCTCAATCGGACGCAAAAGCAATCCCAAGAATCCGAGAACCCACCAATGCGCATAATTCGTTTCTCCAAGCACCACGAGAAGACAATTCCTCCCGCGTAGTTCCATGCGCCACCTCTGAGATATCGCTGACATTGGAGTCACTCCCTTACAGCTCATGTCCGACTGGGCCAGAAGTAGAGCGCTTGCCGCTGGCTCGACCACTGAAGAAAGCGAGGGCCGAGGCGACGAGCGTAGCCAGTAGCCCAATGAAGAGGAAGGCCGTGGCGGCTCTGGCGCGAGAACATGGTGGTAAGGTCAAGATATGCTCCTTGGGTGGCGAGTCGCATGGGATCACGTCGCCGGCGTATTTGACGGCAGAGGTCTAGTCATTTGGTCAGAGATGTCCTCCACAATGATACGTGTTGTTCACTTACCACTCCAccagccaagaagaagagagcagcGAGCACGTCGAGGATGGTGGTCACCAAGGCCACGATCTTCTTTTCTCCGAGCGATGTGACCGTGGCAATGATGCCGATCGCAGCACTCAGCAGCCCGACTACCCCAACGCAAGCAGAGAAAGCGTGTACTGGCGTCCATGGATCGATCGCTTTGCCGCAGTCGCGTTTGGCGTAATAGTCGTGACACAAGCCCAGGAAGTGCTTCAGGTGCTTGtagatggagatggagaggcCGAGAACGATGGCCGCGGAGAAGAACTGCGATCGCATTAGTATCGCTGTCTCAGCAGGCGCGCTGGC from the Cercospora beticola chromosome 9, complete sequence genome contains:
- a CDS encoding uncharacterized protein (antiSMASH:Cluster_1), which produces MRKFRFFDNNKPAPLFVPPPSPAASSIHPPTSGSQAILEGNTKIMEKKKLGSLVARCVQFFSAAIVLGLSISIYKHLKHFLGLCHDYYAKRDCGKAIDPWTPVHAFSACVGVVGLLSAAIGIIATVTSLGEKKIVALVTTILDVLAALFFLAGGVTSAVKYAGDVIPCDSPPKEHILTLPPCSRARAATAFLFIGLLATLVASALAFFSGRASGKRSTSGPVGHEL